The Haloimpatiens massiliensis genome includes a window with the following:
- the nhaC gene encoding Na+/H+ antiporter NhaC yields MNTKKQLSFFEAISPILVMLLLLGFGYGYLHLKAEPLLILATVYGAFIAKKAGVTWDEMLEGMVDKIAKSMPATLILITVGILIGTWMFSGTIPMMIYYGIKIISPKYIIVTAFIVTAIISVFTGTSWGSVGTIGVAVIGIATALGVPLPVTAGAIVAGAYFGDKLSPLSDTTNLAPIAAGSELYDHIKHMLYTTVPAFVISLIIYTILGLNSSTGNYVSPEKVNLMLSTLGSMFNWNILLLVPVIIILYGSIAQKPTIPIMITSSLIASLLGIFYQGFSLKDSFVSIVNGFDVSMVAKAGFDSKNVIPEIIKLLNRGGMNSMMGTVLIAFCSFAFAGTISKAGCLDIILNKILKSVKTTGGLITSTVLSCIIMAIVTGSSYLSILIPGELFRDAYKQRGLAAKNLSRTLEDSGTVIVPLVPWSMAGVYMSSTLGVEVIKYAPWAFLCYLGFVFALLYGFTGFGIAKIKDSENTSVNA; encoded by the coding sequence TGCTAGGATTCGGTTACGGTTATCTTCACTTAAAGGCAGAACCACTCCTAATACTAGCTACCGTCTATGGTGCATTCATAGCTAAAAAAGCTGGAGTTACTTGGGATGAAATGCTAGAAGGCATGGTAGATAAAATTGCTAAATCTATGCCTGCTACCCTAATTCTAATTACCGTAGGTATATTAATAGGTACTTGGATGTTTTCTGGTACCATACCTATGATGATCTATTATGGTATAAAAATCATAAGTCCTAAATATATAATAGTTACTGCATTCATAGTAACCGCTATAATATCCGTATTTACCGGAACTTCTTGGGGCTCTGTAGGAACCATAGGTGTTGCTGTAATAGGTATCGCAACTGCTTTGGGCGTTCCATTACCTGTTACTGCCGGTGCTATAGTTGCAGGCGCCTATTTTGGTGATAAGCTTTCTCCTTTATCCGATACCACAAACTTAGCACCAATAGCTGCAGGCAGTGAACTTTATGACCATATAAAGCATATGCTTTACACTACTGTACCTGCTTTTGTAATTTCCTTAATAATTTATACCATATTGGGGCTAAACTCTTCTACTGGAAATTACGTAAGTCCAGAAAAAGTAAACTTAATGTTAAGTACTTTAGGCAGCATGTTTAATTGGAATATTTTATTATTAGTACCAGTCATAATAATTTTATATGGCTCTATAGCTCAAAAGCCAACTATACCTATAATGATAACATCTTCTTTAATTGCATCCCTTCTTGGTATATTTTATCAAGGATTTTCTCTTAAAGATTCTTTTGTATCAATAGTTAATGGTTTTGATGTATCAATGGTAGCTAAGGCTGGCTTCGATTCAAAAAATGTAATTCCAGAAATAATTAAACTTTTAAACCGCGGTGGTATGAATTCAATGATGGGCACAGTATTAATAGCTTTTTGTTCCTTTGCCTTTGCAGGAACTATAAGCAAAGCTGGCTGCCTAGATATTATACTAAACAAAATACTGAAATCTGTAAAAACCACTGGCGGATTGATTACATCTACAGTATTATCTTGTATAATAATGGCTATCGTTACTGGTAGTTCTTATTTATCAATTTTAATTCCTGGGGAATTATTCAGAGATGCTTATAAACAAAGAGGACTAGCAGCCAAAAATCTCTCAAGGACCTTAGAAGATTCAGGAACAGTAATAGTTCCTTTAGTCCCTTGGTCCATGGCAGGCGTTTATATGTCTAGCACATTGGGAGTAGAGGTAATTAAATATGCACCTTGGGCATTCCTGTGCTATTTAGGATTTGTTTTTGCTCTATTATATGGTTTTACTGGTTTCGGTATTGCTAAAATAAAGGATAGTGAAAACACTTCTGTAAATGCTTAA
- the iadA gene encoding beta-aspartyl-peptidase, translated as MISIIKNVKVYSPEYIGVNDILICNGVIEKIAPNISITSNSVDLQVIDGRNKIAVPGFIDQHVHIIGGGGEGGFHSRTPEVVLSKIIEAGTTTVVGLLGTDGTTRHIESLYAKSKALEFEGITSYICTGSYEINGPTITNSIKKDIMFIDNVIGLKIAFSDHRSSHITKEELIRLVSEVRVSGMLAQKAGIVVMHMGDDTKTLKMVMDILKDTDIPINHFCPTHVNRNGYLFNDAMEFAKLGGLIDITAGTEDNELKGSLKASNAILKCILNDVPLENVTISTDGNGSTSEYDPTGKILKFGMSSLDTMYKEFKDLILKEDFDVSIALKFFTTNVAKKLKLYPKKGSIMEKSDADILLLDHDLNINTVIAKGNLMMKNRELLVKGTYEF; from the coding sequence TTGATTTCGATAATCAAAAATGTAAAAGTATATTCTCCTGAATACATTGGAGTAAATGATATTTTAATATGTAACGGCGTAATAGAAAAGATTGCTCCTAACATATCTATAACTTCTAATTCTGTGGATTTACAAGTTATAGATGGAAGAAATAAAATAGCAGTACCTGGATTTATAGATCAACATGTTCATATTATTGGTGGCGGTGGTGAAGGTGGTTTTCATAGTAGGACTCCAGAAGTAGTTCTTTCAAAAATAATAGAAGCTGGAACTACTACAGTAGTTGGATTATTAGGTACAGACGGAACTACTCGTCACATAGAGTCCCTTTATGCTAAATCAAAAGCTCTAGAGTTCGAAGGAATAACATCATATATATGCACTGGTTCCTATGAAATAAATGGACCAACCATAACAAATAGCATAAAAAAAGATATTATGTTTATAGACAATGTTATAGGTCTTAAAATAGCTTTCTCAGATCATAGGTCCTCGCATATAACTAAAGAAGAATTAATAAGATTAGTGTCCGAAGTGCGGGTTTCAGGTATGCTTGCACAAAAAGCTGGAATAGTAGTTATGCATATGGGAGATGATACGAAAACCTTAAAGATGGTAATGGACATATTAAAAGACACAGATATACCTATAAATCATTTCTGTCCAACCCACGTAAACAGGAATGGATATCTATTTAATGATGCTATGGAATTTGCGAAATTAGGAGGTCTTATAGATATAACTGCTGGAACAGAAGATAATGAGCTTAAGGGTTCTTTAAAAGCTTCAAATGCAATTCTTAAATGCATTTTAAATGACGTACCTTTAGAAAATGTAACCATAAGTACTGACGGCAATGGCAGTACTTCCGAATATGATCCAACAGGTAAAATATTAAAATTTGGAATGTCTTCTCTAGACACTATGTACAAAGAATTCAAAGATTTAATTTTAAAAGAAGATTTTGATGTAAGTATAGCTTTAAAATTCTTTACAACTAATGTAGCTAAAAAATTAAAGCTTTATCCAAAAAAGGGTTCTATTATGGAAAAAAGTGATGCAGACATACTTCTTTTAGACCATGACTTAAACATAAATACAGTCATTGCAAAAGGAAATTTAATGATGAAAAATAGAGAATTATTAGTTAAGGGAACCTACGAATTTTAG
- a CDS encoding HutD family protein, producing MDYKLQLIKKKNQKTSTWSGGTTTELFIYPKDASYADRNFKWRLSSATVEQEESNFTYLSGVNRWIMTLEGDIKLQHKGHGEMELKPFEPYNFSGQWETKSFGKVRDFNLMLKEDCSGEISSINIEKDMSREIYMHRQEIKNNSFSKVSYALYCVKGQILIRTFHDEVKLNEGDIIIINCNLDVEEREQSPQLYIDVHNNGEEEAVVAAAIVYQI from the coding sequence ATGGATTATAAGCTGCAATTGATAAAGAAGAAGAATCAAAAGACTTCTACTTGGTCAGGAGGTACTACTACAGAACTTTTTATATATCCAAAAGATGCTTCCTATGCTGATAGAAATTTTAAATGGAGATTAAGTTCTGCTACAGTAGAGCAGGAAGAATCAAACTTTACATATTTATCAGGGGTAAATAGATGGATAATGACCTTAGAGGGTGATATTAAACTTCAGCATAAAGGTCATGGAGAAATGGAACTAAAGCCTTTTGAACCTTATAATTTTAGTGGTCAATGGGAAACTAAAAGTTTTGGTAAGGTAAGGGATTTCAATCTTATGTTAAAAGAAGACTGCAGTGGGGAAATTAGTAGCATTAATATTGAAAAGGATATGTCTAGAGAGATTTATATGCATAGACAGGAGATTAAAAATAATAGTTTTTCTAAAGTAAGTTATGCATTATATTGTGTAAAAGGACAAATTTTAATTAGAACTTTTCATGATGAAGTTAAACTGAATGAAGGAGATATAATCATTATAAATTGTAACTTAGATGTGGAGGAACGTGAGCAAAGTCCACAACTTTATATAGATGTCCATAATAATGGTGAAGAAGAGGCGGTTGTAGCTGCTGCTATAGTTTACCAAATATAA
- the deoD gene encoding purine-nucleoside phosphorylase: MSTHIGAKEGQIAETILLPGDPLRAKYIADNYLEDVICYNEVRGMYGYTGTYKGKKISVQGTGMGVPSISIYANELIQRYGVKRLIRVGTCGAIQENIKVRDVILAMTSCTTSGINRRRFNGMDFAPAASFKLLKKAYDIAEEKAIPVTVGNILTSDLFYDDIPNSFKMWADYGVLAIEMESAALYTLGAKYGVDTLSILTVSDNIVTGEETNSEEREKTFTKMMEIALDLAE, from the coding sequence ATGAGTACACACATTGGTGCAAAAGAAGGACAAATAGCTGAAACCATACTACTACCAGGTGACCCACTAAGAGCTAAATATATTGCAGATAATTATTTGGAAGATGTTATTTGCTACAATGAAGTTCGTGGAATGTATGGATATACTGGTACATACAAAGGCAAAAAAATATCTGTACAAGGAACAGGTATGGGGGTTCCTTCCATATCCATATATGCAAATGAACTTATACAGAGATACGGAGTTAAAAGATTAATAAGAGTGGGTACTTGCGGTGCAATACAAGAAAATATTAAAGTTAGAGATGTTATACTTGCTATGACTTCCTGTACAACTTCAGGCATAAATAGAAGACGCTTTAACGGGATGGATTTCGCACCTGCTGCTAGTTTTAAACTTCTTAAAAAAGCTTATGATATAGCTGAAGAAAAAGCTATACCTGTTACAGTAGGAAACATATTAACTAGCGATTTATTCTACGATGATATTCCAAACTCTTTTAAAATGTGGGCTGACTACGGAGTATTAGCTATAGAAATGGAAAGTGCAGCACTTTACACTCTTGGAGCTAAATACGGAGTAGACACTCTTTCTATATTAACTGTAAGCGATAACATAGTTACTGGTGAAGAGACTAATTCAGAAGAACGTGAAAAGACCTTCACAAAAATGATGGAAATAGCTTTAGATTTAGCTGAGTAA
- a CDS encoding carbon starvation CstA family protein, producing MVSFFLSIIALVVGYFIYSKVVEKAFGADENIQTPAVRLEDGVDFVPMPSWKIFLIQFLNIAGLGPIFGAIAGALWGPAAFLWIVLGSIFAGGVHDYFSGMLSVRHDGASIPEVVGQYLGSGFKNFMRVFSVVVLVLVGVVFIMGPAGLLAGLTPKTLDKTFWVYVIFAYYIIATLVPVDKVIGKIYPIFGIVLLIMAIGVSAGIILKGYHIPEIALTNMHPKGLPIWPLMFITIACGAISGFHSTQSPLMARCITSEKQGRQIFYGAMIAEGIVALIWAAAAMAFFGGTAQLGKVMAENGGAPYVVNVISNTLLGKVGGVLAILGVVACPVTSGDTAFRSARLTIADVIGYKQGPIKNRLAISLPLFIIGFVLTKINFDVVWRYFAWSNQTLAMIVLWTAAMYLAMKNKFHWIATVPATFMTAVSITYILVAPEGFKMATSIAYPIGIAVAVASLAIFLVVANKKSKEANVQA from the coding sequence ATGGTTTCATTCTTCTTATCTATTATAGCTTTAGTAGTAGGATATTTTATTTACAGTAAAGTAGTTGAAAAGGCCTTTGGAGCTGATGAAAATATACAAACTCCAGCTGTAAGGCTAGAAGATGGTGTGGACTTTGTTCCAATGCCTTCATGGAAGATATTTCTTATACAATTTCTTAATATAGCAGGACTTGGTCCTATATTTGGTGCTATTGCCGGTGCATTATGGGGACCAGCAGCATTTTTATGGATTGTGCTTGGATCAATTTTTGCAGGTGGAGTTCACGATTATTTTTCTGGAATGTTATCAGTAAGACATGATGGTGCAAGTATACCAGAAGTAGTAGGACAATATTTAGGAAGTGGCTTTAAGAACTTTATGAGAGTATTTTCAGTAGTAGTACTTGTACTTGTAGGTGTAGTATTTATAATGGGACCTGCAGGACTACTTGCAGGATTAACACCAAAGACGCTTGATAAAACTTTCTGGGTATATGTTATTTTTGCATATTATATAATTGCTACACTAGTACCTGTAGATAAGGTTATAGGAAAAATATATCCTATATTTGGTATAGTACTTTTAATAATGGCTATTGGAGTTAGTGCAGGAATAATACTTAAGGGATATCATATCCCAGAAATTGCTCTTACTAATATGCATCCCAAGGGACTTCCTATTTGGCCGTTAATGTTTATAACTATAGCTTGTGGGGCTATTTCAGGATTCCACTCAACTCAATCACCACTTATGGCTAGATGTATAACTAGTGAAAAGCAAGGAAGACAGATATTTTATGGTGCTATGATAGCAGAAGGAATTGTAGCATTAATATGGGCTGCAGCAGCTATGGCTTTCTTCGGTGGTACAGCTCAATTAGGGAAAGTTATGGCGGAAAATGGTGGAGCACCTTATGTAGTTAATGTAATATCTAATACTTTACTTGGAAAAGTAGGTGGAGTTCTTGCAATACTAGGAGTTGTTGCTTGTCCAGTTACTTCTGGAGACACAGCTTTTAGAAGTGCTAGATTGACAATAGCGGATGTAATTGGATATAAACAAGGACCAATAAAAAATAGATTAGCTATAAGTTTACCATTATTTATTATAGGATTTGTATTGACAAAAATAAACTTTGATGTAGTATGGAGATATTTTGCATGGTCTAATCAAACATTAGCTATGATTGTACTTTGGACTGCAGCAATGTATCTTGCAATGAAAAATAAATTCCACTGGATAGCAACAGTACCTGCAACATTTATGACAGCAGTGTCTATAACTTATATATTAGTTGCACCAGAAGGATTTAAAATGGCTACAAGCATTGCTTATCCAATAGGAATTGCTGTAGCAGTGGCATCATTAGCCATATTCTTAGTAGTAGCAAATAAAAAATCCAAGGAAGCTAATGTACAAGCTTAG
- a CDS encoding LytR/AlgR family response regulator transcription factor: MNCVIVDDEYPAREELKYFINNYSKINILGEFDNGPEALMFIEKNIPDIIFLDINMPKISGIEIGRLLRRFDKKVYIVFITAYEQHAVEAFEIQAFDYILKPYSKERIINTLRRLEKNSLNQGLPYVNNRITLWKENKMVVINVKDICYCEARERETIVYTMDNEYIMNQSISHVAEKLPENIFFRTHRSFLINIDKVVEINPWFNNTYMLKLEGSNKEIPVSRNNINSFKHIMGI, translated from the coding sequence TTGAACTGTGTAATAGTTGACGATGAATATCCAGCACGTGAGGAGTTAAAGTATTTTATAAATAATTATAGTAAAATAAACATATTAGGGGAATTTGATAATGGACCAGAAGCATTAATGTTTATAGAAAAAAACATACCAGATATTATATTTTTAGATATAAACATGCCTAAAATTTCTGGAATTGAAATAGGAAGGTTACTAAGACGTTTTGATAAGAAAGTTTATATAGTATTCATAACAGCGTATGAACAGCATGCAGTAGAAGCTTTTGAAATACAAGCTTTTGATTATATATTAAAGCCATATTCTAAGGAAAGGATAATAAATACCTTAAGACGTTTAGAGAAGAATTCCTTAAATCAAGGGTTGCCATACGTAAATAACAGGATAACTCTTTGGAAAGAAAATAAAATGGTTGTTATAAATGTTAAAGATATTTGCTATTGTGAAGCTAGAGAAAGAGAAACCATTGTTTATACTATGGATAATGAGTATATTATGAACCAAAGTATTTCACATGTGGCGGAAAAGCTACCAGAAAATATATTTTTCAGAACACATAGATCTTTTCTTATAAATATTGATAAAGTGGTGGAAATAAATCCTTGGTTTAATAATACATACATGCTTAAATTAGAAGGGTCAAATAAGGAAATACCAGTTAGTAGAAATAACATAAATAGTTTTAAGCACATCATGGGCATATAA
- a CDS encoding sensor histidine kinase encodes MIELLKNLLNNLGYIIVIAFIVSKLNSFKKIMQKDTFTKTDILILSLIFGGFGILGTYVGKEINGAIANTRIIGVMTGGIMCGPVVGIVGGLIAAFHRLIIYPVGITAVPCSIATVISGIVAGRIYNRCNDEKVERKWIYGFLSAITMESLEMMLILVMSRPFEKAFSIVKSIYIPMLFANAAGVAMVILLTQNIYNEKEKIAASQSKLALEIASKTLPYFRDTGEKSYDKICEIIKNSTGADAVAITDMKCILSHIGMGSDHHVKGSCVLTETTKNVLDEGRMMVLNKASEINCQKNNCPLKSAVIVPLKEGEKIIGTLKIYYAKENSVSYRNINLAEGLSQIISTQIEISKVGKLKEMANKAEIKALQAQINPHFLFNALNTISSFVRINPDRARELIISLSTYLRYNLEVGDELVDIYKELEQVKAYVEIEKARFGDKLNVVYNVDENINIKIPSLIIQPIVENSIKHGILPTGERGNVKIHIKKTGNAEAEICIEDDGIGIPQEIINRVYRGKCSENKIGICNVNNRLKILYGQGLKIERKTKGTSTSFVVRYKR; translated from the coding sequence ATGATAGAATTACTTAAAAACTTATTGAATAATTTAGGATATATAATAGTAATTGCATTTATAGTTTCGAAACTAAATAGTTTTAAAAAAATAATGCAGAAGGATACTTTTACAAAAACAGATATACTAATTTTATCTTTAATTTTTGGAGGATTTGGAATTTTAGGAACCTATGTAGGTAAGGAGATAAATGGAGCTATAGCTAACACTAGGATTATAGGAGTTATGACCGGTGGAATTATGTGTGGACCTGTGGTAGGAATAGTAGGAGGACTAATTGCTGCATTTCATAGGCTTATTATATATCCAGTGGGTATAACAGCAGTCCCTTGTTCTATAGCTACAGTAATATCTGGAATAGTAGCAGGAAGAATATATAATAGATGCAATGATGAAAAGGTTGAAAGAAAGTGGATTTATGGATTTTTGAGCGCAATAACTATGGAAAGTCTGGAAATGATGCTGATTTTAGTTATGTCAAGGCCTTTTGAAAAAGCATTTTCTATAGTTAAAAGTATATACATACCTATGCTTTTTGCTAATGCAGCGGGCGTTGCTATGGTAATACTTCTAACACAAAATATATACAATGAAAAAGAAAAAATAGCAGCCAGCCAATCAAAATTGGCTTTAGAAATAGCAAGTAAAACTCTTCCATACTTTAGGGATACAGGAGAAAAATCCTATGATAAAATATGTGAGATAATTAAGAACTCTACCGGTGCAGATGCAGTGGCTATAACTGATATGAAATGTATTTTATCACATATAGGAATGGGCTCAGATCATCATGTTAAAGGTTCTTGTGTACTTACAGAAACCACTAAAAATGTACTTGATGAGGGTAGAATGATGGTTTTAAATAAAGCTAGTGAAATAAATTGTCAGAAAAATAATTGTCCATTAAAATCTGCAGTTATAGTTCCTTTAAAAGAAGGAGAAAAAATAATAGGAACTTTAAAAATATATTATGCCAAGGAAAATAGCGTATCTTATAGGAATATAAATTTAGCTGAAGGGTTATCTCAAATAATTTCTACTCAGATAGAAATTAGTAAAGTTGGAAAGCTTAAGGAAATGGCCAATAAGGCAGAAATAAAGGCGTTACAAGCTCAAATTAATCCTCACTTTTTATTTAATGCATTAAATACCATATCATCTTTTGTTAGAATTAATCCGGATAGAGCAAGAGAACTTATTATAAGTCTTTCAACTTATTTAAGGTATAATTTAGAAGTAGGAGATGAGCTAGTTGATATATATAAGGAATTAGAGCAAGTAAAGGCATATGTAGAAATAGAAAAAGCTAGATTTGGAGATAAATTAAATGTTGTTTATAATGTGGATGAGAATATAAATATTAAAATTCCTAGTTTGATAATACAGCCTATAGTAGAGAACTCAATAAAGCACGGAATACTACCTACAGGAGAGAGAGGAAATGTTAAAATTCATATTAAAAAAACAGGAAATGCAGAAGCTGAAATCTGCATAGAGGATGATGGAATAGGAATTCCACAAGAAATAATTAATAGAGTTTATAGGGGAAAGTGCAGTGAAAATAAAATAGGTATATGTAATGTTAATAACAGATTGAAAATACTTTATGGGCAAGGGCTTAAAATAGAGAGGAAAACTAAAGGAACTAGTACTAGTTTTGTAGTTAGATATAAGAGGTGA
- the cysS gene encoding cysteine--tRNA ligase: MEFYVYNTLTRKKEEFVPAKEGKVGMYTCGPTVYNYAHIGNLRTYIFEDVLKKSLEYAGYKVKHVMNITDVGHLQSDADEGEDKMTLGAKRENKSPWEIARFYEDGFFEDCKKLNIKRPTVTCRATEHIDDMINLIKTLEEKGYTYISNGNVYYQIDKFKDYTKLANLSIDELEAGSRVEVDTNKKNPLDFVLWFTNSKFTNQIMQWDSPWGTGFPGWHLECSAMSIKYLGEAVDIHCGGVDHIPVHHTNEIAQSEGALGHKWVNYWMHGEFLVLDNGKMSKSSGDFLTLSRVIEEGFDPLEYRYFCLQSRYRKQLLFSFQSLKEASNGLKKLKEKIFFIRKAAEENERLDKDKIQDYKNKFANNICDDLNMPNAFTTLHEILKDEELTNKEKIILVEDFDEVLSLDLLNYKEEKNIDVDEEYINDLIAKRAEARKNKEWAKADQLRNELLEMDIELIDTKEGTTWKIK; the protein is encoded by the coding sequence ATGGAGTTCTATGTTTACAATACCTTAACTAGAAAAAAAGAAGAATTTGTACCCGCAAAAGAAGGAAAAGTTGGTATGTATACTTGTGGACCAACAGTTTATAATTATGCGCATATTGGAAACTTAAGAACATATATTTTTGAGGATGTTTTAAAGAAATCTTTAGAATATGCAGGATATAAAGTAAAACATGTTATGAATATAACAGACGTAGGTCATCTTCAATCTGATGCAGATGAGGGAGAAGATAAAATGACGCTAGGGGCAAAGCGTGAAAATAAGAGTCCTTGGGAAATTGCTAGATTTTATGAAGATGGTTTTTTCGAAGATTGCAAAAAACTTAATATAAAAAGACCAACAGTTACTTGCAGAGCTACAGAGCACATAGATGATATGATAAATCTTATAAAGACATTAGAAGAAAAAGGTTATACGTATATTTCTAATGGTAATGTATATTATCAAATAGATAAATTTAAGGATTATACTAAACTTGCAAATTTAAGTATAGATGAATTAGAGGCAGGTAGTAGAGTTGAAGTGGACACCAATAAAAAGAATCCTTTGGATTTTGTACTTTGGTTTACCAATTCTAAATTTACCAATCAAATAATGCAATGGGATTCTCCATGGGGTACAGGATTTCCAGGATGGCATTTAGAGTGTTCCGCTATGTCTATAAAATACTTAGGGGAAGCAGTGGATATACATTGTGGAGGAGTTGATCACATACCAGTGCATCATACTAATGAAATAGCTCAATCAGAGGGAGCTTTAGGACATAAATGGGTAAATTATTGGATGCATGGTGAATTTCTTGTTTTAGATAATGGCAAGATGTCAAAGTCTAGTGGAGATTTTTTAACTTTATCTAGAGTTATAGAAGAGGGATTTGATCCTTTAGAATATAGATATTTTTGCCTACAATCTAGATATAGAAAGCAACTTTTGTTTAGTTTCCAAAGCTTAAAGGAAGCTAGTAACGGACTTAAAAAGCTTAAAGAAAAGATATTTTTTATAAGAAAAGCTGCAGAAGAAAATGAAAGATTAGATAAAGATAAAATTCAGGATTATAAAAATAAGTTTGCAAATAATATATGTGATGATTTAAATATGCCTAATGCATTCACTACACTTCACGAAATTTTAAAGGATGAAGAACTTACAAATAAAGAAAAAATTATATTAGTTGAAGATTTTGACGAAGTTCTTTCATTGGATTTACTAAATTATAAAGAAGAAAAAAATATAGATGTAGATGAAGAATATATAAATGATCTAATAGCTAAAAGAGCTGAAGCTAGGAAAAATAAGGAGTGGGCTAAGGCGGATCAATTAAGAAATGAACTTTTAGAAATGGATATAGAACTTATTGATACTAAAGAAGGAACTACTTGGAAAATAAAGTAG